One Solirubrobacter pauli DNA segment encodes these proteins:
- a CDS encoding OmpL47-type beta-barrel domain-containing protein, producing the protein MATNVFDTIGITRPDTRAGSDINGGYSFKGDLMPASKSVTEGPNDTVDDVPLRMPDTTGAVDNFAGFNGQTLELASGMQRRYTKLHFFGTTADGAGGGDFTLIYADDSTETVNVSFADWCQGPSAGSHIAIGPIPGRYTRTGDDGAPCSIFHRPVDNPHPDRVLKAVKLPTGTTGGGVIRAYLMALTLEEEGSTFRMPYLDGVDPYPTDTGAPTASATLEGVPTASGWFVDPPRITITAEDEAGGSGVERIQYRINGGAARTYTDTVAITDEGDLNIEYRAYDRAGNPGAFKSIKAKIDATAPATTVATYPAELPASGFSDSEVAVTLRVQDGSGSGVASTEYRVGAAGAWTPYTGTFDVGGSGTQSVQYRSTDNAGNAEAPKSVDVRVDVTAPTTTVRLNGAAPVADYVNAVRVAFDRTDGEDSSGAVATEYRVNGGEWTDYEGAFDLTDRLIYRVDYRSVDQVGNVENYKTARFSVRGPTVLQAPQTQAPSTAAPQPFAALEDVATRLRTLSALRGGRLKVNVSCQGVTRGTLTATVTRSVARKLKLKSGTLAKRSLDCGEEGRATVSLRPSAAIRRALSRTKSSVRVKLTLRMTGARVDTQTVTLKGKS; encoded by the coding sequence GTGGCGACGAACGTGTTCGACACGATCGGCATCACCCGCCCCGATACCCGGGCCGGCAGCGACATCAACGGCGGGTACTCGTTCAAGGGCGACCTCATGCCCGCCTCCAAGAGCGTCACGGAGGGGCCGAACGACACGGTGGACGACGTGCCGCTGCGGATGCCGGACACCACCGGCGCCGTCGACAACTTCGCGGGCTTCAACGGGCAGACGCTCGAGCTCGCGAGCGGCATGCAGCGCCGGTACACCAAGCTGCACTTCTTCGGCACCACCGCCGACGGCGCCGGTGGCGGCGACTTCACGCTGATCTACGCCGACGACTCGACCGAGACCGTCAACGTCAGCTTCGCCGACTGGTGCCAGGGCCCCTCGGCCGGCTCGCACATCGCGATCGGGCCGATCCCGGGCCGCTACACGCGGACCGGCGACGACGGCGCGCCATGCTCGATCTTCCACCGGCCGGTGGACAACCCGCATCCCGACCGCGTGCTCAAGGCGGTCAAGCTGCCGACGGGCACGACCGGGGGCGGCGTCATCCGCGCCTACCTGATGGCGTTGACGCTCGAGGAGGAAGGCTCCACGTTCCGGATGCCGTACCTCGACGGCGTCGACCCGTACCCGACGGACACGGGCGCGCCGACCGCGTCGGCGACGCTCGAGGGCGTGCCGACGGCCAGCGGCTGGTTCGTGGACCCGCCGCGGATCACGATCACCGCCGAGGACGAGGCGGGCGGCTCGGGCGTCGAGCGCATCCAGTACCGCATCAACGGCGGCGCGGCGCGCACGTACACCGACACGGTCGCGATCACGGACGAGGGCGATCTGAACATCGAGTACCGCGCGTACGACCGCGCCGGCAACCCGGGCGCCTTCAAGAGCATCAAAGCCAAGATCGACGCGACCGCGCCGGCGACCACCGTGGCCACGTACCCGGCCGAGCTGCCGGCGAGCGGTTTCAGCGACAGCGAGGTCGCGGTCACGCTGCGCGTGCAGGACGGCTCGGGCTCCGGCGTCGCGTCGACCGAGTACCGCGTCGGCGCCGCGGGCGCCTGGACCCCGTACACCGGCACGTTCGACGTGGGCGGCTCGGGCACGCAGTCGGTGCAGTACCGCTCCACCGACAACGCCGGCAACGCCGAGGCGCCCAAGTCGGTCGACGTGCGCGTCGACGTGACCGCGCCGACGACGACCGTGCGCCTCAACGGCGCCGCTCCGGTCGCGGACTACGTCAACGCCGTGCGCGTCGCGTTCGACCGCACCGACGGCGAGGACAGCTCCGGCGCGGTGGCCACCGAGTACCGCGTCAACGGGGGCGAGTGGACCGACTACGAGGGCGCGTTCGACCTCACGGACCGGCTGATCTACCGCGTGGACTACCGCTCGGTCGATCAGGTCGGCAACGTCGAGAACTACAAGACCGCGCGGTTCTCGGTCCGTGGGCCGACCGTGCTCCAGGCGCCGCAGACGCAGGCGCCGTCCACGGCGGCGCCGCAGCCGTTCGCGGCGCTCGAGGACGTCGCCACCCGGCTGCGCACGCTGTCCGCGCTGCGCGGCGGGCGCCTGAAGGTGAACGTGAGCTGCCAGGGCGTCACGCGCGGCACGCTCACCGCGACGGTCACCCGCTCGGTGGCCCGCAAGCTCAAGCTCAAGTCGGGCACGCTCGCCAAGCGCTCGCTCGACTGCGGCGAGGAGGGACGCGCGACCGTGTCGCTGCGGCCCTCCGCCGCGATTCGCAGGGCCCTCTCGCGGACGAAGTCGTCCGTGCGGGTCAAGTTGACGCTGCGCATGACGGGTGCGCGGGTCGACACGCAGACCGTGACGTTGAAGGGGAAGTCGTGA
- a CDS encoding cupredoxin domain-containing protein, with the protein MLGSTEWDKKIVSVETGDTVTWSWQNTALPHNARGASGPDTDPNWVGQDTGIDTSGELVYTFTKPGEYHFICDVHPQAMTGTVTVTGDPIEATPTPIRTPTPTRTPTPVPTTRPGGAATPTPAPGMSDRVTPAPRGAVRADTVAPAITGLKAKARTRGAKVSFKLSESASVTLRLKHAKRTVKTVRGSYRAGAGSVTLRRMARGTYRVEIEARDARGNRAAVQRKTVKVTR; encoded by the coding sequence GTGCTGGGAAGCACCGAGTGGGACAAGAAGATTGTCAGCGTGGAGACCGGCGACACGGTCACCTGGAGCTGGCAGAACACGGCGCTGCCGCACAACGCGCGGGGTGCCTCAGGCCCGGACACCGACCCCAACTGGGTCGGCCAGGACACGGGGATCGACACCAGCGGGGAGCTGGTCTACACGTTCACGAAGCCGGGTGAGTACCACTTCATCTGCGACGTGCACCCGCAGGCCATGACCGGCACGGTGACCGTCACCGGTGACCCGATCGAGGCGACGCCGACGCCGATCCGCACCCCGACGCCGACGCGTACCCCGACGCCGGTTCCCACGACGCGGCCGGGTGGCGCGGCCACCCCGACGCCCGCCCCGGGCATGTCGGACCGCGTGACGCCGGCGCCGCGCGGCGCCGTCCGGGCGGACACCGTGGCCCCGGCGATCACCGGCCTGAAGGCCAAGGCCCGGACCCGCGGCGCGAAGGTCTCCTTCAAGCTGTCGGAGTCGGCGTCCGTGACGTTGCGCCTCAAGCACGCCAAGCGGACGGTGAAGACCGTGCGTGGCTCGTACCGCGCCGGTGCCGGCTCGGTGACGCTGCGTCGGATGGCACGCGGGACCTACCGCGTGGAGATCGAGGCTCGTGACGCGCGCGGC
- a CDS encoding OmpL47-type beta-barrel domain-containing protein, producing the protein MRGRWLWALLLTLALAVLGTGTAHAQSGPKVLVLKGADDATNRAAVAAIKSLGTANGFTAEDAVVADINSTKLAGYQSLIFVNVAGDVLDSAGENALQAYVEAGNGFLGIGSTATVEPGSSFVNGLIGARPSNNPTDAETKTLVAGDRVHPATRELPLQVNRSDLWYTWQTRPTGQVHTVARYRATNAAAGDGTSVGGTDHPISWCRDYRGGRSFYMGMGRTEGAWADANVTKHVLGAIQWTAGLVRADCKATINANYKGTKLLSSGATVTGLATSGESHGLSIADNGWVMYIGRGDCRTDAERGRLLNVPSFARVFSHADPNVGIGCGSVHIFDPKQYTGAENSGVTRAGTLAVYGDGGTGGERTDEGNHKMEYGLIGIAADPKFSENGYVYLQYFPTFNENTKPKGLPVERRISKMSQPRISRFTINRETKQLDLDSERIIFKYDAQIYSCCHVGGGMGFDSEGNLYVTTGDTNSSQNAGDPAVTGPLGYSGNNPIATCPEGPATEASSAHCGQAKYSYQDARRTAGNTNDYNGKMLRFNPREDIPAGADPGVGTTYDLPTAQSPNGPNLFDGKETEDGEGGKTKPEIYAMGLRNPSRLSIDPETDTPYTAWVGPDAQEPDALWGPSTYENAAQISHAGNYGWPYCMGSKQAYRDRLSNGAPRTDNPEGYVPGGPASGGTNGWYDCDNLRNDSPNNTGLKKFPHTTGTGADAGKVRGNNLWWSRGNKGGNDGCPQFPRSATAPDGKVAAPDYGATPTQGCPFVRNEGLTVMNGPVYRYKTTDDNSRRWPEYWDGRWFLHNNGGPSVKHGLLLDPDTDQNAGLPVWADSLRDTLSWGGSYMDSKFGPDGALYVQTYDGFFRAGTAIGIYRYDYVGGAPTPGANPRAFPIGDFSARFSSAGSGGKSFEWDFGDGSPKSTEANPTHKYADAKRYTATLKVTYADGGTDTKTVDVDVLSGKDDAKPVTTATLSPSAPDEAPNVYRRPVTLTLTAADPAGGSGVEKTEYRINGGDWTGYSAPIRRQQAGLYTVEFQSTDRTGNVEDVKSVAFEIKPANNCVPDLNDEFNAGPLNTAQWTVRRENTAAQSFEEGALRLKVRKGDMIGDEATAQNVLLKDAPSGSWQAQTKVDVSTLTDSGEQAGLVLWQSEKDAGGNNTFAKITYISKGSFSQYEWVATRNNSSDIQAGPQISAPDGDVYLRVSSDGDGTYIAEGSTNGESWQQIGPDITNLGDPETIKVGLKVSNGADSEHYAGFDWFRVDCSDRVAPRTTVETTGGQQGQLGWWTGAPTLALNANDGTRGAVDKVTYSVDGGAQRTYEGPFTVDTPGDHVVEYFATDKAGNVETAKRYLFRVDTAAPAIDASYEGDEGTGPLTVSLDTPDGDAGSGTVLTEYRVDGGPWTTYAATDERVLLDASESSLALWKQAGAGGFERLDDGSDGISPTPSDSLGMLWFKAQDFGDFRLKLQFREGRAEGDSNGGVFVRFPNPEQTPRTHECSKVGAAANDPAWVAINCGHEIQLYDGESGETRKTGSVYTFDNNGIEDIGVPKRGSWEDYEIEVVGQHYKISRNDEVINEWDNAPGLSSDRAGDPNTTLRQFTRGFIGLQNHGGDDRMQYRNVTIEDLSAGKPKAGDATGEFEVAGVGPHTVEVRATDEAGNVSRQTFDVEIGDSVAPGAGGATPQPLPLAPTSTLLPPMIDTPATYRLGSVTSRVTRATFAKRGVKIPVACTGAMDGSAKLTVSSATRKRLKLKRTTIDSESVKCWGPHSVQVTLKPSSTIAKALARKGGPKSVKLTVSVQMRDWGKPATTRTKTITLRR; encoded by the coding sequence ATGAGGGGACGCTGGCTGTGGGCACTGCTGCTCACGCTCGCGCTGGCGGTGCTGGGGACGGGGACCGCACACGCCCAGTCCGGGCCGAAGGTGCTCGTGCTCAAGGGCGCCGACGACGCCACGAACCGGGCGGCGGTCGCCGCCATCAAGTCGCTCGGCACCGCCAACGGCTTCACCGCCGAGGACGCCGTCGTCGCGGACATCAACTCGACCAAGCTCGCGGGCTACCAGTCCCTGATCTTCGTCAACGTCGCGGGCGACGTCCTCGACTCCGCGGGTGAGAACGCGCTCCAGGCCTACGTCGAGGCGGGCAACGGCTTCCTCGGCATCGGCTCCACGGCGACGGTCGAGCCGGGCTCGAGCTTCGTCAACGGGCTGATCGGCGCGCGCCCGAGCAACAACCCGACCGACGCGGAGACGAAGACGCTCGTCGCCGGCGACCGCGTGCATCCGGCGACCCGCGAGCTCCCGCTCCAGGTCAACCGCTCCGACCTCTGGTACACGTGGCAGACCCGTCCGACGGGTCAGGTCCACACCGTCGCGCGGTACCGCGCGACCAACGCGGCGGCCGGCGACGGCACGTCCGTCGGCGGCACCGACCACCCGATCTCCTGGTGCCGCGACTACCGCGGCGGCCGCTCCTTCTACATGGGCATGGGCCGGACCGAGGGCGCCTGGGCCGACGCGAACGTCACCAAGCACGTGCTCGGCGCGATCCAGTGGACCGCGGGCCTCGTCCGGGCCGACTGCAAGGCGACCATCAACGCCAACTACAAGGGCACCAAGCTGCTCAGCTCCGGCGCGACGGTCACCGGCCTCGCCACCAGCGGTGAGTCGCACGGCCTGTCGATCGCCGACAACGGCTGGGTCATGTACATCGGCCGCGGCGACTGCCGCACCGACGCCGAGCGTGGCCGCCTGCTCAACGTCCCGTCGTTCGCGCGCGTGTTCAGCCACGCGGACCCCAACGTGGGCATCGGCTGCGGCAGCGTGCACATCTTCGACCCGAAGCAGTACACGGGCGCCGAGAACAGCGGCGTGACGCGCGCCGGCACGCTCGCCGTCTACGGCGACGGCGGCACCGGCGGTGAGCGCACCGACGAGGGCAACCACAAGATGGAGTACGGCCTGATCGGCATCGCCGCCGACCCGAAGTTCTCCGAGAACGGCTACGTCTACCTGCAGTACTTCCCGACCTTCAACGAGAACACCAAGCCGAAGGGCCTGCCGGTCGAGCGCCGGATCTCGAAGATGTCGCAGCCGCGCATCTCGCGCTTCACGATCAACCGCGAGACCAAGCAGCTCGACCTGGACTCCGAGCGGATCATCTTCAAGTACGACGCCCAGATCTACAGCTGCTGCCACGTCGGCGGCGGCATGGGCTTCGACAGCGAGGGCAACCTCTACGTCACCACGGGTGACACGAACTCCTCGCAGAACGCGGGCGACCCGGCCGTGACCGGCCCGCTCGGCTACTCGGGCAACAACCCGATCGCCACGTGCCCCGAGGGCCCGGCGACCGAGGCCTCGAGCGCGCACTGCGGCCAGGCGAAGTACTCCTACCAGGACGCACGCCGCACCGCGGGCAACACCAACGACTACAACGGCAAGATGCTGCGGTTCAACCCGCGCGAGGACATCCCCGCGGGCGCTGATCCGGGCGTGGGCACCACCTACGACCTGCCGACCGCGCAGTCGCCGAACGGCCCGAACCTGTTCGACGGCAAGGAGACCGAGGACGGCGAGGGCGGCAAGACCAAGCCCGAGATCTACGCGATGGGGCTGCGCAACCCGAGCCGCCTGTCGATCGACCCGGAGACGGATACGCCGTACACGGCGTGGGTCGGCCCGGACGCCCAGGAGCCGGACGCGCTCTGGGGCCCGTCGACGTACGAGAACGCGGCCCAGATCTCCCATGCCGGCAACTACGGCTGGCCCTACTGCATGGGCTCCAAGCAGGCCTACCGCGACCGCCTCAGCAACGGCGCGCCGCGCACGGACAACCCTGAGGGCTACGTCCCCGGCGGCCCGGCGTCCGGTGGCACCAACGGCTGGTACGACTGCGACAACCTGCGCAACGACTCGCCCAACAACACGGGCCTGAAGAAGTTCCCGCACACGACCGGCACCGGCGCCGACGCCGGCAAGGTCCGCGGCAACAACCTCTGGTGGTCGCGCGGCAACAAGGGCGGCAACGACGGCTGCCCGCAGTTCCCGCGCTCGGCGACCGCTCCGGACGGCAAGGTCGCGGCGCCCGACTACGGCGCGACGCCGACCCAGGGCTGCCCGTTCGTGCGCAACGAGGGCCTGACCGTGATGAACGGCCCGGTCTACCGCTACAAGACGACCGACGACAACTCGCGCCGCTGGCCCGAGTACTGGGACGGCCGCTGGTTCCTGCACAACAACGGCGGCCCGTCGGTCAAGCACGGCCTGCTGCTGGACCCGGACACCGACCAGAACGCCGGCCTGCCGGTGTGGGCCGACTCGCTGCGCGACACGCTGTCGTGGGGCGGCTCGTACATGGACTCCAAGTTCGGGCCTGACGGCGCGCTCTACGTCCAGACCTACGACGGGTTCTTCCGCGCCGGCACGGCGATCGGCATCTACCGCTACGACTACGTCGGTGGCGCGCCGACCCCGGGTGCCAACCCGCGCGCGTTCCCGATCGGCGACTTCAGCGCCCGCTTCTCGTCCGCGGGCTCGGGCGGCAAGTCGTTCGAGTGGGACTTCGGCGACGGCTCGCCCAAGTCCACCGAGGCCAACCCGACGCACAAGTACGCCGACGCCAAGCGCTACACGGCGACGCTGAAGGTGACCTACGCGGACGGCGGCACCGACACCAAGACCGTCGACGTCGACGTGCTCTCGGGCAAGGACGACGCCAAGCCGGTGACGACGGCGACGCTCAGCCCGTCCGCGCCGGATGAGGCCCCGAACGTCTACCGGCGTCCGGTGACCCTCACGCTCACCGCGGCCGATCCGGCCGGCGGCAGCGGCGTCGAGAAGACTGAGTACCGGATCAACGGCGGTGACTGGACCGGCTACTCCGCGCCGATCCGCCGCCAGCAGGCGGGCCTGTACACGGTCGAGTTCCAGTCGACCGACCGCACGGGCAACGTCGAGGACGTCAAGTCGGTCGCCTTCGAGATCAAGCCCGCGAACAACTGCGTGCCGGACCTCAACGACGAGTTCAACGCCGGGCCGCTGAACACGGCCCAGTGGACGGTGCGGCGCGAGAACACCGCCGCGCAGTCGTTCGAGGAGGGCGCGCTGCGGCTGAAGGTCCGCAAGGGCGACATGATCGGCGACGAAGCCACGGCGCAGAACGTCCTCCTCAAGGACGCGCCGTCGGGCAGCTGGCAGGCGCAGACCAAGGTGGACGTCTCCACGCTCACGGACTCGGGCGAGCAGGCCGGTCTCGTGCTCTGGCAGAGCGAGAAGGACGCGGGCGGCAACAACACGTTCGCGAAGATCACGTACATCTCGAAGGGCTCGTTCTCCCAGTACGAGTGGGTCGCGACCCGGAACAACTCCAGCGACATCCAGGCTGGTCCGCAGATCTCGGCGCCCGACGGCGACGTGTACCTGCGGGTGAGCTCGGACGGCGACGGCACCTACATCGCCGAAGGCTCGACCAACGGCGAGAGCTGGCAGCAGATCGGGCCGGACATCACCAACCTGGGCGACCCCGAGACGATCAAGGTCGGCCTGAAGGTCTCCAACGGCGCCGACTCCGAGCACTACGCCGGGTTCGACTGGTTCCGCGTGGACTGCTCGGACCGGGTCGCCCCGCGCACGACGGTCGAGACGACCGGCGGCCAGCAGGGCCAGCTCGGCTGGTGGACGGGCGCTCCGACGCTCGCGCTCAACGCCAACGACGGCACGCGTGGCGCCGTGGACAAGGTGACCTACAGCGTCGACGGTGGCGCGCAGCGCACCTACGAGGGTCCGTTCACGGTCGACACGCCCGGCGACCACGTGGTCGAGTACTTCGCGACCGACAAGGCCGGGAACGTCGAGACCGCCAAGCGGTACCTGTTCCGCGTCGACACCGCGGCCCCGGCGATCGACGCCAGCTACGAGGGCGACGAGGGCACGGGCCCGCTGACGGTGTCGCTCGACACGCCCGACGGCGACGCCGGGTCGGGCACGGTGCTGACCGAGTACCGCGTCGACGGTGGCCCGTGGACGACGTACGCGGCCACGGACGAGCGCGTGCTGCTCGACGCGAGCGAGAGCTCGCTCGCGCTGTGGAAGCAGGCCGGCGCCGGTGGCTTCGAGCGCCTCGACGACGGGTCGGACGGCATCTCGCCGACCCCGAGCGACTCGCTGGGCATGCTGTGGTTCAAGGCACAGGACTTCGGCGACTTCCGCCTGAAGCTCCAGTTCCGCGAGGGCCGCGCGGAGGGTGACTCCAACGGCGGCGTGTTCGTGCGCTTCCCGAACCCGGAGCAGACCCCGCGCACCCACGAGTGCTCGAAGGTCGGCGCCGCGGCGAACGACCCCGCGTGGGTCGCGATCAACTGCGGCCACGAGATCCAGCTCTACGACGGCGAGTCCGGCGAGACGCGCAAGACCGGCTCGGTCTACACCTTCGACAACAACGGCATCGAGGACATCGGCGTCCCGAAGCGCGGCTCGTGGGAGGACTACGAGATCGAGGTCGTCGGTCAGCACTACAAGATCAGCCGCAACGACGAGGTCATCAACGAGTGGGACAACGCGCCGGGGCTCAGCTCCGACCGTGCCGGTGACCCGAACACCACGCTGCGGCAGTTCACGCGCGGCTTCATCGGCCTGCAGAACCACGGCGGCGACGACCGGATGCAGTACCGCAACGTCACGATCGAGGACCTGTCGGCCGGCAAGCCGAAGGCCGGCGACGCGACCGGCGAGTTCGAGGTCGCGGGCGTCGGGCCGCACACCGTCGAGGTGCGCGCGACCGACGAGGCGGGCAACGTGTCCCGCCAGACGTTCGACGTCGAGATCGGCGACTCGGTCGCGCCGGGCGCCGGTGGCGCGACGCCGCAGCCGCTGCCGCTCGCGCCGACGAGCACGCTGCTGCCGCCGATGATCGACACGCCGGCGACCTACCGCCTCGGCTCGGTGACCTCGCGCGTGACCCGCGCGACGTTCGCCAAGCGCGGCGTGAAGATCCCGGTGGCCTGCACGGGCGCGATGGACGGCTCGGCGAAGCTGACCGTCTCCAGTGCCACGCGCAAGCGGCTCAAGCTCAAGCGCACGACGATCGACAGCGAGAGCGTCAAGTGCTGGGGCCCGCACTCGGTGCAGGTCACGCTCAAGCCGTCCTCGACGATCGCCAAGGCGCTCGCCCGCAAGGGTGGCCCGAAGAGCGTGAAGCTGACGGTGTCGGTGCAGATGCGTGACTGGGGCAAGCCCGCGACCACGCGCACGAAGACGATCACCCTGCGCCGCTAG